One window of Candidatus Hydrogenedentota bacterium genomic DNA carries:
- a CDS encoding saccharopine dehydrogenase NADP-binding domain-containing protein, with protein MNTRCLVYGSYGYTGRLVVRYALERGLRPVLAGRNEAVLRVQARETGLDYRVFALDDPGAVARGLDGMAVVANCAGPFARTARPMVKGCLRAGAHYLDITGEIEVFESLAAMDAAARDAGIMVLPGAGFDVVPSDCLAAHLKAQLPGAARLVLAFFSNGRTSHGTATTIVENLAKGLWVRKNGRLTRVPVGWKERTIDFGEGPRGAITIPWGDVSTAYYTTGVPDIEVYMAAPRAARKMIRASRRLGWLLGSRPVQRYLKRRIDAAPPGPTDEERARTYCLLWGEASDDTGGRVEARLRTPDGYTLTALTTLAIVERIVNGDAPAGFQTPAAAYGADFVLEIEGTSRW; from the coding sequence ATGAATACCCGCTGCCTCGTCTATGGTTCCTACGGCTATACCGGACGGCTCGTGGTCCGTTACGCGCTCGAACGCGGCCTGCGGCCCGTGCTTGCCGGGCGCAATGAGGCCGTATTGCGGGTACAGGCGCGCGAGACCGGCCTTGACTACCGCGTGTTTGCGCTGGACGACCCCGGCGCCGTGGCGCGCGGGCTCGATGGCATGGCCGTGGTGGCGAATTGCGCCGGGCCGTTCGCGCGAACGGCGCGGCCCATGGTCAAGGGCTGCCTGCGCGCCGGCGCGCACTACCTCGACATTACCGGCGAGATCGAGGTGTTCGAGTCGCTCGCTGCGATGGACGCCGCCGCCCGCGATGCAGGGATCATGGTCCTGCCCGGCGCGGGCTTCGACGTAGTGCCCAGCGACTGCCTGGCCGCGCACCTGAAGGCGCAACTGCCCGGGGCTGCGCGGCTCGTGCTCGCGTTTTTCTCGAACGGGCGCACGTCGCACGGCACCGCGACGACCATCGTCGAAAATCTGGCCAAGGGCCTGTGGGTGCGCAAGAATGGCAGACTGACGCGCGTGCCCGTGGGCTGGAAGGAGCGCACCATCGACTTCGGCGAGGGGCCTCGAGGCGCGATCACCATCCCCTGGGGCGACGTTTCGACCGCCTATTACACGACGGGGGTCCCCGACATCGAGGTGTATATGGCCGCGCCGCGCGCCGCGCGCAAAATGATCCGCGCATCGCGCCGCCTCGGCTGGCTGCTCGGAAGCAGGCCTGTGCAGCGCTATTTGAAACGGCGGATCGACGCCGCGCCGCCCGGCCCGACGGACGAGGAGCGCGCGAGGACCTATTGCCTGCTGTGGGGTGAAGCCAGCGACGACACGGGCGGCCGCGTCGAAGCGCGGCTGCGCACTCCGGACGGCTACACGTTGACGGCGCTCACCACCCTGGCGATAGTCGAGAGAATAGTGAACGGGGACGCGCCCGCGGGGTTCCAGACCCCGGCCGCGGCTTACGGCGCGGACTTCGTCCTGGAAATCGAGGGCACGAGCCGCTGGTAG
- a CDS encoding ATP-binding protein: MTVAVYPIVSGDYERGGDASKQLKTLLKKIGADPAAVRRTMIAAYEAEMNVVIHARDGAMRVAVDPEQVEVAVVDEGPGIPDIDRALTEGFSTAPAEARELGFGAGMGLPNIRKNSDRFTIHSELGRGTQIRFAVRLQPAQTCGTQPNSVSLDISRCRQCLRCLGACPTQAARVYCGRPEVLEHLCVDCTACAEACPADVFGFPAQAIPPDISPETVLVLPVSLLGQLGPGVRPGDVLEALASLGFHDVRVGTIWEDALDEAVRAYAAATAFPVLPPVCPAVVNLIRMRFPSLLPHIPPFLTPIEAAREAITGPHVVAVVPCPAQYTAFAGPNGLTRVDIVAPGALLQALLPRLKRHGRDAAAGALLKGEAAVRVGGMGAVTRFLEEVENGQAADCASVALYACPDGCFGAPVWRTHPALARQRAREALPRQQAPGVAVRRVRPLTPRAGLRLDADMRRAMRKLGEIDALTRQLPGRDCGVCGAPTCGALAEDIVRGRATIEACTFRETRRAGDARRESPHEAEEHSRNTGS, translated from the coding sequence ATGACGGTCGCCGTGTACCCCATTGTCAGCGGGGATTATGAGCGGGGCGGCGACGCGTCCAAGCAGCTCAAGACCTTGCTTAAAAAGATCGGCGCGGACCCCGCTGCGGTACGCCGCACGATGATTGCGGCCTATGAAGCGGAGATGAACGTGGTCATCCATGCGCGCGACGGGGCCATGCGCGTGGCCGTGGACCCGGAGCAGGTGGAGGTGGCCGTGGTCGACGAAGGGCCGGGCATCCCCGATATCGACCGCGCGCTGACCGAGGGCTTCTCTACGGCTCCGGCGGAAGCGCGCGAACTCGGTTTCGGCGCCGGCATGGGGCTGCCCAATATCCGCAAGAACAGCGACCGGTTCACCATCCATTCGGAATTGGGCCGTGGCACGCAGATCCGGTTTGCGGTGCGTCTGCAGCCTGCCCAAACCTGCGGCACGCAGCCGAATTCCGTGTCTCTGGACATCTCCCGTTGCCGTCAATGCCTGCGCTGTCTCGGCGCCTGCCCGACGCAGGCGGCCCGCGTCTACTGCGGCAGGCCGGAGGTTCTCGAACATCTCTGCGTGGACTGCACGGCATGCGCGGAGGCGTGTCCAGCGGACGTGTTCGGTTTTCCCGCGCAGGCAATTCCGCCCGATATCTCCCCGGAAACCGTGCTCGTGCTGCCGGTCTCGCTGCTGGGGCAGTTGGGCCCGGGCGTGCGTCCCGGCGACGTCCTGGAAGCGCTGGCCTCGCTCGGGTTCCACGACGTGCGGGTTGGCACGATATGGGAAGACGCGCTTGACGAGGCTGTTCGCGCCTACGCCGCGGCCACGGCGTTCCCGGTGTTGCCGCCGGTCTGCCCGGCGGTCGTCAATCTTATCCGGATGCGTTTTCCCTCGTTGTTGCCGCACATCCCGCCGTTTCTGACGCCGATCGAGGCGGCGCGCGAAGCGATCACGGGGCCGCATGTGGTGGCCGTCGTACCGTGCCCCGCCCAGTACACGGCCTTCGCCGGTCCCAATGGATTGACCCGGGTGGACATCGTGGCGCCGGGCGCGCTGTTGCAGGCCCTGCTGCCCCGCCTGAAACGCCACGGGCGCGATGCCGCCGCGGGCGCTCTTCTCAAGGGAGAGGCGGCTGTGCGTGTGGGCGGGATGGGCGCCGTGACCCGGTTCCTCGAAGAAGTCGAGAATGGCCAGGCGGCCGATTGCGCTTCGGTGGCGCTGTATGCGTGCCCGGACGGCTGCTTCGGCGCGCCAGTCTGGAGAACCCATCCCGCGCTGGCGCGCCAGCGCGCGCGGGAGGCGCTGCCGCGGCAACAAGCGCCCGGCGTGGCCGTGCGGCGCGTCCGGCCGCTGACGCCCCGCGCCGGACTGCGTCTCGATGCCGACATGCGCCGCGCCATGAGGAAGCTAGGCGAGATCGACGCCCTGACCCGTCAACTGCCGGGCCGTGATTGCGGCGTTTGCGGCGCGCCGACATGCGGCGCGCTTGCGGAGGACATCGTACGGGGCCGGGCAACAATAGAAGCGTGCACGTTTCGGGAGACGAGACGCGCTGGGGATGCGCGGAGGGAGTCACCGCATGAAGCTGAAGAACATAGTCGAAACACTGGGTCTTGA
- a CDS encoding GGDEF domain-containing protein: protein MTDEIKNEDTGDLVPDATVIAAVAAGRNAASTARASLVVLAGAEIGREIEVHGRGQILGRSPLAHVTINAPSVSRQHVRIDRVEEEGAVHFELSDLGSSNGTMVNGVQADKARLKNGDRIAVGEVLLKFILQDEIDHHFHQEIHRLINYDRLTGLLTMESFRSHLDRLLQTSPQDRPFALAMTDLDGLKKVNDTHGHLAGRMVVQEMGAMMRASLRQGDLAGLYGGDEAIVLYPATKLADAREVAEGLRRMIEERVFQHHGQEFRVTISQGLAEWPRHGRTAQELIAAADRALYAAKAAGRNCVRAAEE from the coding sequence ATGACTGACGAGATCAAGAACGAAGACACGGGGGACCTTGTTCCCGATGCGACTGTGATTGCGGCCGTCGCGGCGGGACGTAACGCCGCGTCCACGGCACGGGCCAGCCTCGTCGTGCTGGCCGGCGCCGAGATTGGCCGCGAGATCGAGGTCCATGGCCGGGGCCAGATCCTCGGGCGATCGCCCCTGGCTCACGTGACGATTAACGCCCCTTCCGTGTCGCGTCAGCACGTGCGGATTGACCGCGTCGAAGAAGAAGGCGCCGTTCATTTTGAGCTGTCCGACCTCGGGAGCAGCAATGGCACGATGGTGAACGGCGTGCAGGCGGACAAGGCGCGCCTGAAAAACGGCGACCGCATCGCCGTCGGTGAAGTCCTGCTCAAGTTCATCCTCCAGGATGAGATCGACCACCACTTTCATCAGGAAATTCACAGGCTCATCAACTATGACCGGTTGACCGGACTGCTCACCATGGAGTCGTTCCGCTCGCACCTTGACCGGTTGCTGCAGACCTCGCCGCAGGACCGGCCCTTCGCGTTGGCCATGACCGACCTGGACGGGCTGAAGAAGGTCAACGACACGCACGGGCATCTGGCGGGGCGCATGGTCGTGCAGGAAATGGGCGCCATGATGCGCGCGTCTCTTCGGCAGGGAGACCTCGCGGGGTTGTACGGCGGCGACGAGGCCATTGTCCTCTATCCCGCTACGAAACTGGCGGACGCGCGCGAGGTTGCGGAAGGCCTGCGCCGCATGATTGAAGAACGCGTTTTCCAGCACCACGGCCAGGAATTCCGCGTCACCATCAGCCAGGGTCTTGCGGAGTGGCCCCGCCACGGGCGCACGGCCCAGGAACTCATCGCCGCCGCGGACCGTGCCCTCTACGCTGCCAAGGCCGCCGGCCGCAACTGTGTCCGCGCCGCGGAAGAATAA
- a CDS encoding amino acid adenylation domain-containing protein codes for REQPLDRAEAFWRQRLAGFSEPNEIRLPPGGAVPEAALNPATGGAEVRHRLDRLLAAALKDFARENGVTLNTLFQAAWALVLGRYSGSRDVVFGVTKGLRYGAPDGPARVGLYINTLPFRVFIPGDRGVRAWLGEVRRAWTELREVENTPLSKIGGWSEAPRGAALFDTHLVFERGTMDYLVRDGGARWPQREFPLFERTPTAISLAVYNADELDLAIEYDPARFAPEALARTPGHIETLLRGMLERPDATPDTLDMLTEAENRLLRDAWQPEIPDWSAPALVLQSFATAAQQQPDAIAVQDGDQRITYGELDRRANQLAHYLAGLGAGPEKPVALCAPRSLDLIIGVLGIMKAGAAYLPLDPAYPAAHMDYVLETASADIVLTRSGLLPRLSRQQAHLVCLDADAALIGARPAEAPVVSPAPEHMVYVIFTSGSTGKPKGVVVEHRALAWFVREATRLYGINAHDRVLQFASLSFDAAAEEIWPALTAGATLVLRNDAMLASAAAFFQQCRDWGVTVLDLPTAFWHVLVDELREAPVPECVRMVIIGGEAARAESVAAWRAHAPARVRLVNTYGPTETTVTATSSFLDTERDGEPPIGRPLPGLRAYVCDEQTRLTPIGVPGELLLGGQQLARGYLARPDLTQAAFVPSPFREGERLYRTGDLVRLREDGQLVYLGRRDRQVKIRGFRIELGEIESVLSRHPGVREAAVSVYEAAPGDKQLVAYLTAAGPGEPATFEAEARAWLRAQLPPHMQPAVFHVLERMPHTTSGKLDRRALPAPAARPVVSAPAEQGPASELEQQMLAIWAKVLKVPALGMNDNFFELGGHSLLAIILLGHVERQFQKRLPPIQLYQAPTVRQFARLLRDGEQAGPQSPLRPIQPEGSRPPLFFVGSTDLLDSVVPVLGRDQPLYSLNIFGLQEQDGKAPALSLKDIAARYIGEVRRVQPRGPYYLGAYCRDSMLALEMAQQLHAAGERVARLFAIDYFWESRPRYGRLRRYLRNLRQYGARYLRDKYQERLKLLREHYGRVRSRLALRLSARVRENVPPAHHTTLFIHAYYDAAAAYRPLPYPGAVTVLVADEWGVVRLPEWERIARGGVEIRQIPACHHSLWKPPQVNALGAVLRECLDTPGPPQ; via the coding sequence TGCGCGAACAACCGCTTGACCGGGCCGAGGCGTTCTGGCGGCAGCGGCTCGCGGGTTTCAGCGAGCCGAATGAGATACGGCTGCCGCCGGGCGGCGCGGTGCCGGAGGCCGCGCTCAATCCGGCGACGGGCGGCGCGGAAGTGCGGCATCGCTTGGACCGCCTGTTGGCCGCCGCGCTGAAAGACTTCGCGCGCGAGAATGGGGTCACGCTGAACACGCTGTTTCAGGCCGCGTGGGCGCTGGTCCTAGGCCGGTACAGCGGCTCGAGGGACGTCGTGTTCGGCGTGACGAAAGGGCTCCGGTACGGCGCCCCGGATGGACCGGCGCGCGTGGGGCTTTACATCAATACGCTTCCGTTCCGGGTGTTCATACCGGGGGACCGTGGCGTCCGCGCATGGCTGGGCGAGGTGCGCCGCGCATGGACGGAGCTGCGTGAGGTCGAGAACACGCCGCTGTCGAAGATAGGCGGGTGGAGCGAAGCGCCGCGGGGCGCGGCTTTATTCGACACGCATCTCGTGTTCGAGCGCGGCACCATGGATTATCTCGTGCGTGACGGGGGCGCCCGGTGGCCGCAGCGCGAGTTCCCCCTGTTTGAGCGCACCCCCACGGCAATCTCGCTGGCTGTGTATAACGCGGACGAATTGGACCTGGCCATCGAATATGACCCGGCCCGGTTTGCGCCCGAGGCGCTCGCGCGGACTCCGGGGCACATCGAAACGCTCCTCCGCGGCATGCTGGAACGACCCGACGCGACGCCGGACACGCTCGATATGCTTACGGAAGCAGAGAACCGCCTCCTGCGCGACGCGTGGCAGCCGGAAATACCGGACTGGTCCGCGCCAGCGCTGGTGTTGCAGTCTTTCGCGACGGCGGCCCAGCAGCAGCCGGACGCAATTGCGGTACAGGACGGCGATCAGCGAATCACATATGGCGAACTGGACCGGCGCGCCAACCAGCTGGCGCATTACCTGGCCGGGCTCGGCGCCGGACCCGAGAAGCCCGTGGCGCTGTGCGCGCCCCGCTCGCTCGATTTGATTATCGGCGTCCTGGGCATTATGAAGGCGGGCGCGGCCTACCTGCCCCTCGACCCGGCATACCCCGCGGCACACATGGATTACGTGCTCGAGACGGCATCGGCGGACATCGTGCTGACCCGGTCAGGCCTGCTGCCGCGCCTGTCGCGGCAGCAGGCGCACCTGGTGTGCCTCGATGCGGACGCGGCCCTTATCGGCGCGCGGCCCGCCGAGGCGCCGGTGGTGTCCCCCGCGCCTGAACACATGGTCTACGTCATTTTCACGTCGGGCTCGACCGGCAAGCCGAAAGGCGTGGTGGTGGAGCACCGTGCGCTGGCTTGGTTTGTGCGAGAAGCCACGCGGCTGTACGGCATCAATGCGCACGACCGCGTGCTGCAGTTCGCTTCGCTCAGTTTCGATGCGGCCGCGGAGGAGATCTGGCCCGCGCTGACCGCTGGCGCGACGCTTGTCTTGCGCAACGACGCAATGCTCGCGTCCGCCGCGGCGTTCTTTCAGCAGTGCCGCGACTGGGGCGTGACAGTACTCGACCTGCCCACGGCGTTCTGGCACGTGCTGGTGGACGAGTTGCGCGAGGCGCCCGTGCCCGAATGCGTCCGCATGGTCATTATCGGCGGTGAAGCGGCTCGCGCGGAGAGCGTCGCGGCGTGGCGCGCGCACGCGCCCGCGCGGGTGCGGCTGGTTAACACCTACGGCCCGACGGAAACGACCGTCACCGCCACGAGCAGTTTCCTGGACACGGAGCGCGATGGCGAACCTCCCATAGGACGCCCCCTGCCGGGGCTGCGCGCCTATGTGTGCGACGAACAGACGCGCCTGACGCCCATAGGGGTGCCGGGCGAACTGCTGCTCGGAGGGCAACAACTGGCGCGCGGCTACCTGGCGCGTCCAGACCTGACGCAAGCCGCATTCGTGCCGAGCCCGTTTCGCGAGGGGGAACGCCTTTACAGGACCGGCGACCTCGTGCGGCTTCGCGAAGACGGGCAACTGGTCTACCTGGGCCGGCGGGACCGCCAAGTGAAGATCCGCGGGTTCCGCATCGAACTGGGCGAGATCGAATCCGTGCTGAGCCGGCATCCCGGCGTCCGCGAAGCGGCCGTATCCGTATATGAAGCGGCGCCAGGCGACAAGCAACTCGTCGCATACCTGACGGCAGCCGGGCCGGGCGAACCGGCCACGTTCGAGGCGGAGGCGCGCGCCTGGCTGCGAGCGCAATTGCCGCCGCACATGCAGCCCGCGGTGTTCCATGTGCTCGAGCGGATGCCCCATACGACGAGCGGCAAGCTTGACCGGCGCGCCTTGCCCGCGCCCGCGGCGCGGCCGGTGGTGTCCGCCCCGGCGGAACAGGGCCCCGCGAGTGAACTCGAGCAACAGATGCTGGCTATCTGGGCGAAGGTGTTGAAGGTTCCGGCGCTGGGCATGAACGACAACTTCTTCGAACTGGGCGGGCACTCGCTGCTGGCGATCATCCTGCTGGGCCACGTCGAGCGCCAGTTCCAGAAACGGCTGCCGCCCATTCAACTGTATCAGGCGCCCACCGTACGCCAGTTCGCGCGGCTGCTCCGCGATGGGGAACAGGCCGGGCCGCAGTCGCCGCTGCGGCCCATTCAACCGGAGGGAAGCCGGCCGCCGCTCTTCTTTGTGGGCTCCACCGACCTGCTCGATTCCGTGGTTCCGGTGCTCGGGCGGGACCAGCCCCTCTACTCGCTGAACATTTTCGGCCTGCAGGAACAAGACGGCAAGGCTCCGGCGCTGTCGCTGAAGGACATTGCGGCAAGGTACATCGGGGAAGTGCGGCGCGTGCAACCGCGAGGGCCTTACTATCTGGGCGCGTACTGTCGCGACTCCATGCTCGCGCTCGAAATGGCGCAGCAATTGCACGCGGCGGGCGAGCGCGTGGCGCGGTTGTTCGCCATCGACTACTTCTGGGAAAGCAGGCCGCGGTACGGGCGCTTGCGCCGCTACCTGCGGAATCTGCGCCAGTACGGCGCGCGATACTTGCGCGACAAGTACCAGGAGCGGCTGAAATTGCTGCGGGAACACTACGGCCGCGTGCGCAGCAGGCTTGCGCTGCGCCTGTCGGCCCGCGTTCGGGAAAACGTGCCGCCCGCGCACCACACCACCCTGTTCATTCACGCCTATTACGACGCCGCCGCGGCGTACAGGCCGCTTCCGTATCCCGGCGCCGTGACGGTGCTGGTGGCGGACGAGTGGGGCGTGGTCCGTCTGCCGGAGTGGGAGCGCATCGCGCGGGGTGGTGTCGAGATTCGTCAAATCCCCGCATGCCATCACAGTCTGTGGAAGCCGCCGCAGGTGAACGCGCTCGGCGCGGTCTTGAGGGAATGCCTGGACACGCCCGGGCCGCCGCAGTGA
- a CDS encoding transcriptional repressor, whose translation MDFFLRACRERGIKVTHQRIAIYRDLASTGAHPDAQMIFKRLRKKMPTLSLDTVYRNLRLLEACGIVHIVGTSHDRLRFDANLEPHHHFTCTECSQICDFELDGSRQLIWPEEAKVFGKPVSLHLDVRGICRKCQTK comes from the coding sequence ATGGATTTTTTCCTTCGCGCTTGCCGGGAACGGGGCATCAAGGTTACCCATCAGCGGATCGCGATTTACCGCGACCTCGCTTCTACGGGAGCGCATCCGGACGCGCAGATGATCTTCAAGCGGCTGCGCAAGAAGATGCCGACCTTATCGCTCGACACGGTGTACCGGAATCTGCGGTTGCTGGAGGCGTGCGGTATCGTCCATATTGTCGGCACGAGCCACGACCGGCTTCGTTTTGACGCCAATCTTGAGCCGCATCACCATTTCACCTGCACGGAGTGTTCGCAGATCTGCGACTTCGAGCTGGACGGTTCCAGGCAGCTTATCTGGCCCGAAGAGGCGAAGGTCTTTGGAAAACCCGTCTCGCTCCACTTGGACGTGCGGGGCATTTGCAGAAAATGCCAGACAAAGTGA